A region of Candidatus Eremiobacteraceae bacterium DNA encodes the following proteins:
- a CDS encoding TIGR01777 family oxidoreductase gives MPVTQMKIVVSGATGFIGSAIVRALLARGDRVVALSRSPERARFPSGIEVARFDPNGTVNAAPFEAADAVVHLAGETVAGRWTQEKKRAIYDSRVVGTRTLVDSIAACARKPRVLVSASAVGYYGDRKDEPLLETSAPGSGFLADTCVEWERETQRAQTLGLRTAWLRQGLVLGSGGGVLAEMLPPFQFLAGGPYGNGSQWMPWIRLDDDVAMFVFALDRDVSGPFNAVAPDYATSARLASALGHALRRPALAYAPGIALYAVLGRFASTLLASQLVLPDAALCAGFTFKHELLEQALLDIIAPGSGRRPALHHFEDSVVVKAPLDKAFAFFADASNLARLTPPALDFRMRTASPVAMRRGALIEYSLKVRGVPMRWKSLISDWQPGARFTDYQLRGPYALWRHEHEFAEDSGGTLVRDRVAYSLPFAPLGDIALPLVRKDVDKIFEFRREAIARLL, from the coding sequence GTGCCGGTCACACAGATGAAGATCGTCGTCAGCGGAGCCACCGGATTTATAGGAAGCGCGATCGTGCGGGCGCTGCTCGCGCGCGGCGACCGCGTCGTCGCGCTCAGCCGCTCGCCCGAGCGGGCCCGTTTCCCGTCGGGTATCGAGGTCGCACGCTTTGACCCGAACGGCACGGTCAACGCCGCACCTTTCGAAGCAGCCGACGCCGTCGTCCATCTCGCGGGTGAGACCGTAGCCGGGCGCTGGACGCAAGAGAAGAAGCGCGCCATCTATGATTCGCGCGTCGTCGGCACGCGCACACTGGTAGACTCGATCGCGGCGTGCGCGCGCAAACCGCGCGTGCTGGTCTCGGCGTCCGCGGTCGGCTACTACGGCGATCGCAAGGATGAACCGCTGCTCGAAACGAGCGCGCCCGGCTCGGGCTTCCTCGCCGACACATGCGTGGAATGGGAACGCGAAACGCAGCGCGCGCAGACGTTGGGTCTGCGCACGGCGTGGCTGCGCCAAGGCCTCGTGCTCGGTTCGGGCGGCGGCGTGCTCGCCGAGATGCTGCCCCCATTTCAGTTCTTAGCCGGCGGTCCATACGGCAACGGCTCGCAGTGGATGCCGTGGATCCGTCTCGACGATGACGTCGCTATGTTCGTGTTCGCGCTGGACCGCGATGTCAGTGGCCCGTTCAACGCCGTCGCCCCCGACTACGCGACGAGCGCGCGCCTGGCAAGCGCGCTCGGCCACGCCCTGCGCCGCCCGGCGCTGGCGTATGCGCCCGGCATCGCGCTCTACGCTGTGCTCGGCAGATTCGCGTCGACGCTGCTCGCCAGCCAGCTCGTGCTGCCCGACGCGGCGCTATGCGCAGGCTTCACCTTTAAACATGAGCTGCTCGAGCAAGCGCTGCTCGACATCATCGCGCCCGGTTCGGGTCGCAGGCCCGCGTTACATCACTTCGAAGATTCGGTCGTCGTCAAGGCGCCGCTCGACAAAGCCTTCGCGTTTTTCGCCGACGCGTCGAACCTGGCGCGCCTGACGCCGCCCGCGCTGGATTTCCGCATGCGCACGGCGTCGCCGGTCGCCATGCGGCGCGGCGCCCTGATCGAATACTCGCTCAAAGTGAGAGGTGTGCCGATGCGTTGGAAATCGTTGATCAGCGACTGGCAGCCTGGCGCTCGCTTCACCGATTACCAACTGCGCGGCCCGTATGCGCTGTGGCGCCACGAGCATGAGTTTGCGGAGGATTCCGGCGGCACGCTGGTGCGCGATCGCGTCGCCTATTCGTTGCCGTTCGCGCCGCTCGGCGACATCGCGTTGCCGCTCGTGCGCAAAGATGTGGATAAGATCTTCGAGTTCCGACGGGAAGCGATTGCCCGCTTGCTTTAA
- a CDS encoding cob(I)yrinic acid a,c-diamide adenosyltransferase: MSKRTRIYTRGGDTGDTGLVGGQRVAKHSARIRSFGDVDECSSVIGLARRSLQERIATHPRVASLDAWLAWTQDALFNLGSDLATMPVIQRESIPRITQRDVDALEKAIDAAQDQLPPLDAFIHPGGTQAGGLLHLARAVCRRAERSIVELAKSEPVEPLVLVYINRLSDALFAWARWVNGELGSSEHRWNPKANPPDAF, encoded by the coding sequence GTGAGCAAACGCACGCGCATCTACACCCGCGGCGGCGACACTGGCGACACCGGATTGGTGGGCGGCCAGCGCGTGGCGAAGCATTCCGCGCGCATCCGCTCGTTCGGCGACGTCGACGAGTGCTCCAGCGTGATCGGCCTGGCGCGACGCAGCCTGCAGGAGAGGATCGCGACGCATCCGCGCGTCGCGTCGTTGGATGCGTGGCTCGCGTGGACGCAAGACGCGCTCTTCAATCTGGGCAGCGATCTGGCCACCATGCCCGTGATCCAGCGCGAATCCATTCCGCGCATCACGCAGCGCGATGTCGATGCGCTTGAAAAAGCGATCGATGCGGCGCAGGATCAGCTGCCGCCACTCGACGCCTTCATCCATCCCGGCGGCACGCAGGCGGGCGGGCTGCTGCATCTCGCGCGCGCAGTGTGCCGGCGCGCCGAGCGCAGCATCGTGGAGCTGGCGAAAAGCGAACCGGTCGAGCCGCTGGTGCTCGTCTACATCAATCGTCTGTCGGACGCGCTGTTCGCCTGGGCGCGCTGGGTCAATGGTGAACTAGGTTCGAGTGAGCACCGCTGGAACCCGAAGGCGAACCCACCCGACGCGTTCTGA
- a CDS encoding glycosyltransferase family 1 protein → MALRIGVDAWNLPGDHRGIGRYTRALLRCWSSYSRDHVAPTLIIPEWPPLLHAPRYRQELGGLALPAIHRGSVTPKSFDLVWFPWNGMSWIPPGIGIVTLHDASLFALPPENADVREKEQRPFRVAAATATRIITDSHFSKGELARHLNIEPDRIDVVHLGVDPVRVAPGPPPIPQPYLLFVGETETRKGIDVLEAALAKVNDAPMLVIAGKRSDADSVNKEDRVAFDPAAPVKYLGHVSDSVLASLYAHAKAVIYPSRYEGFGLPVLEAMAYGAPVIASDAAGIPEAGGDAALYFPSGDVEALANAISLVLTEDELADNLRELGRRRAAQMTWDMTASQTVAIFERVLKVRTRRVGSPSGSSGAHSNLVHH, encoded by the coding sequence GTGGCCCTTCGCATCGGCGTCGACGCATGGAACCTGCCTGGCGACCACCGCGGCATCGGCCGCTACACGCGAGCGCTGCTGCGCTGCTGGTCCAGCTATAGCCGCGATCACGTCGCGCCGACGCTCATCATCCCCGAATGGCCGCCCCTGCTGCACGCCCCGCGCTACCGACAAGAACTGGGCGGCCTCGCACTGCCAGCCATCCATCGCGGCTCGGTCACGCCCAAATCGTTCGATCTGGTGTGGTTCCCATGGAACGGCATGAGCTGGATCCCGCCGGGCATCGGCATCGTGACCTTGCACGACGCTTCGCTGTTCGCGTTGCCGCCCGAAAACGCCGACGTGCGCGAAAAAGAGCAGCGTCCATTCCGCGTCGCAGCCGCCACTGCGACCCGCATCATCACCGACTCGCATTTCTCCAAGGGCGAATTGGCTCGACATCTCAACATCGAACCCGACCGCATCGACGTGGTCCATCTCGGAGTCGATCCGGTGCGCGTGGCGCCGGGCCCGCCGCCGATCCCGCAACCGTACCTGCTGTTCGTGGGCGAGACGGAAACGCGCAAAGGCATCGACGTGCTCGAAGCCGCGCTTGCCAAAGTGAATGATGCGCCAATGCTGGTCATCGCCGGCAAGCGTTCGGACGCCGACAGCGTCAACAAAGAGGATCGCGTGGCGTTCGATCCGGCCGCGCCGGTGAAATATCTTGGCCACGTATCGGATAGCGTGCTCGCATCCTTATACGCGCATGCCAAAGCGGTCATCTACCCGTCGCGCTACGAGGGCTTCGGCCTGCCGGTGCTCGAGGCGATGGCCTACGGTGCGCCCGTCATCGCGTCAGACGCCGCCGGCATCCCAGAAGCGGGCGGCGATGCAGCGCTCTACTTTCCAAGCGGCGATGTCGAGGCGCTGGCCAATGCGATCTCGCTCGTGTTGACAGAGGACGAACTTGCCGACAACCTGCGCGAGCTTGGCCGCCGGCGCGCCGCGCAGATGACCTGGGACATGACCGCCTCCCAGACGGTCGCGATCTTCGAGCGCGTGCTCAAAGTCAGAACGCGTCGGGTGGGTTCGCCTTCGGGTTCCAGCGGTGCTCACTCGAACCTAGTTCACCATTGA
- a CDS encoding YbhB/YbcL family Raf kinase inhibitor-like protein — protein sequence MFTVTSSTFVDGGRLPTSAAYNLMGCGGSNEAPALNWAGAPQGTKSFAITMHDPDAKAPGGWWHWVVFNIPASRTGLDTSAQSVIVTWVYGTTSFKTRGYGGPCPPPGAPHHYDFVIYALDVPAVPGVSGDTTGPDLLQAIQGHVLGKTQLTGLYSR from the coding sequence ATGTTCACGGTTACCAGCTCTACCTTTGTCGACGGCGGCAGACTGCCGACCTCGGCGGCGTACAATCTCATGGGGTGTGGCGGCAGCAATGAGGCGCCCGCGCTGAACTGGGCGGGAGCGCCGCAAGGCACCAAGAGCTTTGCCATCACCATGCACGATCCGGACGCGAAAGCGCCCGGCGGCTGGTGGCATTGGGTCGTGTTCAACATCCCGGCGTCGCGCACGGGCTTGGACACCAGCGCGCAAAGCGTCATCGTCACCTGGGTCTACGGCACGACGAGTTTCAAGACGCGGGGCTATGGCGGCCCCTGTCCGCCGCCTGGAGCGCCGCATCATTACGACTTCGTCATCTACGCGCTTGACGTGCCCGCGGTGCCGGGTGTTTCGGGCGACACGACCGGTCCCGACCTGCTCCAAGCCATCCAGGGCCACGTGTTGGGCAAGACCCAGCTGACCGGCCTGTACTCACGTTGA